In the genome of Bacteroidota bacterium, one region contains:
- a CDS encoding GNAT family N-acetyltransferase: protein MNFRSYTSSDRSSCIQLLEANTPAYFAPNERADYVAYLDKGPTGYMVCERDEKIIAAFGFAVNGTHGRVQWIMTSPAAQGSGMGGAMMRLVLQKAEAAGVQVIDIAASQKSAPFFAHYGAVEIKFTAAGWGPGLDRIDMELTF from the coding sequence ATGAACTTCAGGTCGTACACGTCCTCGGACCGCAGTTCCTGTATACAGCTGCTGGAAGCCAACACCCCGGCGTATTTTGCCCCCAACGAGCGCGCTGACTATGTGGCTTACCTGGACAAGGGGCCAACGGGCTACATGGTCTGTGAACGTGATGAAAAGATCATTGCGGCATTTGGCTTTGCAGTCAACGGTACACACGGGCGGGTACAGTGGATTATGACTTCACCGGCAGCGCAGGGATCGGGTATGGGAGGTGCGATGATGCGGTTGGTGTTGCAAAAAGCCGAAGCCGCTGGCGTACAGGTAATTGATATCGCAGCAAGCCAAAAGTCTGCCCCGTTCTTCGCGCACTATGGCGCGGTCGAAATCAAATTTACCGCCGCCGGCTGGGGACCAGGACTCGACCGGATTGATATGGAATTGACCTTCTGA
- a CDS encoding PepSY-associated TM helix domain-containing protein, which yields MESKPAVAPNGVSKSSKKSRQFVKPRAYKLLWDSHSIVGIVIGIGLFVIFYCGAFTLYRADLMQWADPAYRVSQNKLPVEDVIDPIMKSQPPAEGADVLFINAFDERPYYWLRYETVAGDTLEVQLSATTGMELPWQGRSRLARIIYDLHFFRQAGTPGRILSGIVAVFFLFTLIGGLLIHLRKLPKDWHTFRPKEKLRTSLADAHTVLGLIGFPFTIMYAITGAFFSLLILVLAPTVLVVFDGDQGMVESLLEGVEHAEFEASGNAQEMLYPSEIIRQVSERWGDVSITSLSYEGWGDANAIAVVSGQTVETLATAGAAVVLAGTGEILDESTPQQTTALGKTVAVMTNLHFASFGGWLLNFLFFVLAIAASAVILTGNVLWILVRRPKDPLATPALHKFLGRLTIGAGIGLVAAIPFLMIVSRLLPIEMEGRAFWEEAIFFGSWLVLILVAFIGRPPLEIGGKLLFLAGILSVLVPISNGIGTGAWPWIAVTHGDWGVWRVDIGFFMSGIILFWISSRLSGGDSSPVELRARKEGVPIQETMLVER from the coding sequence ATGGAATCAAAACCAGCAGTTGCACCTAATGGTGTCTCAAAATCCAGCAAAAAAAGCCGGCAGTTTGTTAAGCCCCGTGCGTATAAACTGTTATGGGATAGCCATTCCATTGTAGGGATTGTGATTGGAATTGGGCTGTTTGTAATCTTTTATTGCGGTGCCTTTACGCTTTACCGGGCTGATCTAATGCAGTGGGCTGATCCTGCATACCGTGTCAGCCAGAATAAACTTCCGGTTGAAGATGTAATTGATCCAATCATGAAATCGCAACCGCCGGCAGAAGGAGCTGACGTACTGTTCATCAATGCTTTTGATGAACGTCCTTATTATTGGCTACGGTATGAAACAGTGGCCGGTGACACACTAGAGGTTCAACTCAGTGCCACCACAGGAATGGAATTGCCCTGGCAGGGCCGTAGCCGGCTTGCTCGCATTATTTATGATCTACATTTTTTCAGACAAGCGGGGACGCCAGGCCGTATTCTGTCAGGAATTGTTGCCGTATTTTTCTTATTCACGCTTATTGGCGGCTTGCTTATCCATTTGCGAAAGCTGCCCAAAGACTGGCACACTTTCAGGCCTAAAGAAAAACTCCGAACCTCCCTGGCTGATGCACACACTGTACTTGGGTTGATTGGTTTTCCTTTTACGATCATGTACGCAATTACCGGTGCGTTCTTTAGCTTGCTCATTCTAGTTTTGGCTCCCACTGTACTAGTAGTTTTTGATGGGGATCAAGGAATGGTGGAGTCATTGCTTGAAGGCGTTGAACATGCCGAATTTGAGGCAAGTGGAAATGCCCAGGAAATGTTGTATCCATCTGAAATTATTCGCCAGGTCAGTGAGCGATGGGGCGATGTGAGTATTACGAGTCTGAGTTATGAGGGGTGGGGTGACGCCAACGCCATAGCTGTTGTATCTGGGCAGACTGTGGAGACGTTGGCAACTGCAGGTGCGGCTGTAGTACTTGCAGGGACGGGAGAAATTCTAGATGAGTCAACACCGCAGCAAACAACAGCGCTGGGTAAAACTGTGGCTGTGATGACCAATTTGCATTTTGCTTCTTTTGGTGGTTGGTTATTGAATTTTCTGTTCTTTGTTCTTGCAATAGCTGCAAGTGCGGTGATTCTAACGGGTAATGTATTGTGGATTCTCGTTCGTCGGCCTAAAGATCCGCTCGCGACGCCGGCATTGCACAAGTTTCTTGGCCGTCTGACGATTGGTGCTGGTATTGGTCTGGTTGCAGCTATTCCCTTCTTGATGATTGTTTCGAGGCTATTGCCGATCGAAATGGAAGGACGAGCGTTCTGGGAAGAGGCCATTTTCTTTGGGAGCTGGCTTGTCCTGATTCTTGTGGCTTTTATTGGCAGGCCTCCCCTTGAGATAGGTGGGAAATTACTTTTTCTTGCCGGCATACTAAGTGTGCTCGTGCCGATATCTAATGGTATTGGAACAGGGGCATGGCCCTGGATTGCAGTAACGCATGGAGATTGGGGCGTTTGGCGTGTAGACATCGGCTTCTTTATGAGCGGGATAATATTATTTTGGATATCTAGCCGCCTAAGTGGAGGAGATTCCTCCCCTGTAGAGTTGAGAGCACGGAAGGAAGGTGTTCCTATCCAAGAGACCATGTTAGTGGAACGCTAA